A stretch of the Nicotiana tabacum cultivar K326 chromosome 6, ASM71507v2, whole genome shotgun sequence genome encodes the following:
- the LOC107775524 gene encoding uncharacterized protein At2g39910-like isoform X2, giving the protein MSKSLKVLIEDLLLLSEPIRESLSKACYTPPEGSNISVKSMLVSLLPYSNSLSNSELSETEIHSKIADFSLCCAALASTSESTHNQLSWVPNLLSIAAASAFKDLSIAYARKVGGNELMKIGELDGDLKSLPNEKKLAIQLMPQLLPLLKDKIKESTIDKSIDGDEISAASARVPVAYAIVAAYQFRWFISQVDYPHLGKVCSLVIPCALTALDHWSSEVKGQGMVSLIHLAKNVNAAEIGCYEDVILDACCQNIASDDDIWERVVQMSVLMVTFTQKSNPRSIWYEKMLNEMLSHLERQPRNKERCIGWLQHIEPLFNCLGLVLLAHFRRLFPLFFKWMHADDDRTVLLVLERIKTVVKLTWIRNSPHIERLVDELVSLYKEAALKIARVEIRKLVLQTLILIHQSKGSQFKAAWDKHKDDPDLTVFHHSFSEQQLAMNASHINWG; this is encoded by the exons ATGTCAAAGTCTCTCAAAGTTCTCATTGAGGACCTGCTTCT ATTATCAGAGCCAATAAGAGAATCACTCTCCAAGGCATGCTATACTCCTCCAGAGGGTTCCAATATCTCTGTCAAATCCATGCTAGTGTCCCTTCTACCTTATAGCAACTCGCTTTCCAACTCAGAACTCTCGGAAACTGAAATACACAGCAAAATAGCGGATTTTAGCTTATGTTGTGCTGCATTGGCTTCTACCTCAGAATCCACTCACAATCAGCTCTCTTGGGTTCCCAATTTGCTATCTATAGCTGCAGCCTCTGCTTTCAAAGACCTATCTATAGCTTACGCTAGAAAAGTTGGTGGGAATGAGTTAATGAAAATTGGCGAGCTGGATGGGGATTTGAAGTCTCTGCCAAATGAGAAGAAGTTGGCCATACAGTTAATGCCTCAACTGTTGCCTTTGCTaaaagacaagattaaggagaGCACGATAGATAAATCAATTGATGGTGATGAGATATCAGCTGCAAGCGCTAGAGTTCCAGTGGCATACGCCATTGTTGCAGCTTATCAGTTTAGATGGTTCATTTCTCAG GTGGATTATCCTCACCTAGGAAAAGTGTGCTCTTTGGTGATTCCATGTGCCTTAACAGCTCTTGATCACTGGTCATCTGAAGTAAAG GGACAGGGCATGGTTAGCTTAATACATCTGGCAAAAAATGTCAATGCTGCTGAGATTGGTTGCTATGAAGATGTAATTCTTGATGCTTGTTGCCAAAATATTGCTTCCGATGATGACATATGGGAGCGTGTGGTTCAAATGTCTGTACTTATGGTTACTTTCACCCAGAAAAGTAATCCTCGAAGCATATG GTATGAAAAAATGTTGAATGAGATGTTGAGCCACTTGGAAAGGCAACCAAGAAACAAGGAGCGTTGTATTGGATGGCTACAGCATATTGAGCCACTGTTCAATTGTCTTGGTCTTGTGCTGCTAGCTCATTTCAGGCgtctttttccccttttcttcAAGTGGATGCATGCGGATGATGACAGAACTGTTCTACTG GTTCTAGAACGGATCAAAACAGTTGTAAAGTTGACATGGATAAGGAATTCGCCACACATTGAAAG ATTGGTGGATGAGCTTGTTAGTTTATACAAGGAGGCAGCGCTGAAAATTGCTCGTGTAGAAATCAGAAAACTTGTTCTTCAGACACTAATTTTGATCCATCA